From the Primulina tabacum isolate GXHZ01 chromosome 3, ASM2559414v2, whole genome shotgun sequence genome, one window contains:
- the LOC142538552 gene encoding uncharacterized protein LOC142538552 has product MAPHDHIAVTLNEDDDVRNMINLHSCLKLNIIKLIAFPKDDQSPVIARFQILQSWFDFADEVCSDGGHELDVGTLTNSIDAWIHCIRGVGQKFKDAAEFRICLKNYVIASRRSFRYRRNESGKILVVCSKENCEWKIYASKHKSDNSFGIRKCNLSHSCGDDNLRSRGHPKADSSWVANVVKEKLRGEPSYRPCTMLKDIERDYGVELEYHKVWAGKEMAMHDIYGTDKGSYDKLRWYCHAVKETNPGSFVECEIDSMTNKFRRLFICFHACLVGFISGCRPLLFLDGTHIKNKYKGCLIGAAGKGCE; this is encoded by the exons ATGGCACCCCATGATCATATTGCAGTAACCCTGAATGAAGATGACGATGTTCGAAATATGATAAACCTTCACAGTTgtttgaaattaaatataatcaAATTGATAGCATTTCCAAAAGATGATCAGAGCCCAGTCATTGCGAG Gtttcagatattgcagagttg GTTTGATTTTGCTGATGAAGTTTGTTCTGATGGAGGTCACGAGCTTGACGTTGGCACTTTAACCAATTCTATTGATGCTTGGATTCATTGCATACGTGGTGTTGGGCAAAAATTTAAAGATGCAGCTGAATTCAGGATTTGTcttaaaaattatgttattgccAGTAGAAGATCTTTTAGGTACAGGAGAAATGAAAGTGGTAAGATCTTAGTTGTTTGCAGCAAAGAGAATTGTGAGTGGAAAATTTATGCCTCCAAACATAAATCGGACAATTCATTCGGCATAAGAAAGTGCAACCTAAGCCATAGTTGTGGGGATGATAATTTGCGGAGTAGAGGTCATCCTAAAGCTGATTCATCCTGGGTAGCTAATGTTGTGAAGGAGAAGTTAAGGGGAGAGCCATCATATCGCCCATGTACAATGCTGAAGGACATTGAAAGAGATTATGGAGTAGAACTTGAGTATCATAAAGTTTGGGCGGGTAAAGAGATGGCAATGCATGATATTTATGGAACTGATAAGGGGTCGTATGATAAATTACGATGGTATTGTCATGCTGTTAAAGAAACAAATCCCGGGAGTTTTGTTGAATGTGAAATTGATTCGATGACAAACAAATTTAGACGGTTATTCATATGTTTTCATGCATGTCTGGTTGGTTTTATTAGTGGTTGTCGgccattattatttttggatggAACTCACATTAAGAACAAGTACAAAGGATGTTTAATAGGCGCTGCTGGCAAAGGATGCGAATGA
- the LOC142539062 gene encoding uncharacterized protein LOC142539062, with the protein MIFRSYIFFSDRHPGLIKAIQTVFPGSHHSYCLRHLVDNFVKQVLRRYPLHNKKYWSSVLKKAAYTPSRHEFSQHIKSIIDSMPLAQEFLVSVPSENWANSMFVGERWGVINNNIVESWNNWVKQARYLPIVGMIDNIRIQIMTTMHKRREKTMAMIGELSPRKEKEVSIAYGQSRSLKVHKSCGALFEVIDGDKSFSVDLNSCRCSCRYWQMYRLSCKHACSCIESKSLSVYQFCDGYFKMNMYRQAYKGIINPIPTNDMSEGYLNDGPTIYAPTTLSQPGRRRSKRIPSQVEQRVTTCGRCHGRGHNRRTCKEPVP; encoded by the exons ATGATATTCCGTAGCTACATTTTTTTCTCTGACCGACATCCTGGACTTATCAAAGCTATTCAGACTGTGTTCCCTGGTAGTCACCATTCTTATTGTTTAAGACATCTGGTCGATAACTTTGTCAAGCAG GTATTGCGTAGGTATCCTCTCCATAACAAGAAATATTGGTCTTCTGTTTTGAAGAAAGCTGCGTACACCCCATCAAGACATGAATTCTCGCAACATATCAAAAGCATAATCGATTCGATGCCGCTCGCCCAGGAGTTTCTTGTGAGTGTGCCCTCAGAAAATTGGGCCAATTCTATGTTTGTGGGTGAGCGATGGGGTgtcattaataataatattgttgAAAGCTGGAACAATTGGGTAAAACAAGCGCGATATCTACCTATTGTGGGTATGATAGATAACATACGAATTCAAATAATGACCACGATGCACAAAAGACGAGAAAAAACAATGGCGATGATCGGAGAACTAAGTCCAAGAAAGGAGAAGGAGGTGTCAATTGCATACGGACAATCTCGAAGCTTAAAGGTGCACAAGTCATGTGGAGCTCTGTTTGAGGTGATAGATGGGGACAAAAGTTTTTCAGTGGATTTGAATTCATGTCGTTGTTCATGTCGATATTGGCAGATGTATAGGCTATCGTGCAAGCATGCTTGCTCGTGCATAGAATCAAAGTCTCTGTCGGTTTATCAATTCTGTGATGGATATTTTAAGATGAACATGTACCGCCAAGCTTATAAAGGAATCATAAATCCAATTCCAACAAATGACATGAGTGAGGGTTATCTGAATGATGGACCTACCATTTATGCTCCTACAACCCTTAGCCAGCCAGGACGTAGAAGGAGCAAACGGATACCTTCTCAAGTTGAACAACGTGTGACAACGTGTGGGAGATGTCATGGGCGAGGGCATAATAGACGAACTTGCAAAGAACCAGTGCCATAA